Proteins from a single region of Salinibacter grassmerensis:
- a CDS encoding diadenylate cyclase has translation MDTGDLRAWQTARAYFGARIVFVSAEAVTSDGGHSDVLERVSAERESVDSEPLEHVVTLAVELAREGCEDRTVGTIFTVGDADASGLDIPGGLGSRHRAAAAITRVTDAPVLIRSDDQVTVLSRAE, from the coding sequence ATGGACACGGGCGATTTGAGAGCGTGGCAAACCGCCCGTGCGTACTTTGGGGCCCGCATTGTGTTCGTATCTGCAGAGGCCGTCACATCCGACGGGGGTCACTCTGACGTCCTCGAGCGCGTCTCCGCCGAGCGCGAGTCGGTAGACAGCGAGCCCCTGGAGCACGTTGTCACCCTGGCTGTGGAGCTGGCCCGAGAGGGGTGCGAAGACCGCACGGTCGGAACCATTTTTACCGTAGGCGACGCCGATGCGAGTGGATTGGACATCCCTGGCGGACTGGGCAGTCGCCACCGGGCGGCCGCCGCCATCACGCGTGTCACCGACGCCCCTGTCCTCATCCGCAGTGACGATCAAGTGACCGTGCTAAGTCGGGCGGAGTGA
- the ggt gene encoding gamma-glutamyltransferase, translating into MPVRSTARILGCALLFVIGVLALPAWTTTPNPPRSGSSSGTAGPAPVPEYAENGMVVSAKKRASQAGVLMLKKGGNAVDAAVATGFALAVVHPYAGNIGGGGFMVIRRPDGSVTTIDHREDAPSGATQDVYLDDDGNAVRQRSRRGHLASGVPGTVAGLLKALDEHGTLDRATVMAPAIRLAEEGFPLPHTMAEDLNDRYEAFAEFPATKQYFTKGRSSEGYRAGEQFVQTDLARTLKRIRDDGKSEFYEGETASLIAEQFQANGGLIDEQDLAEYEAVERDPVTATYRGYEVHSMGPPSSGGVAIAQLLNAAEMRDIDQMGFNSSATAHYLGEAMRRVFADRAKWLGDPDHVQVPTEGLIQKDYMRKRMASFDSSRITPTDSVRAGEPMLAGESMETSHYSVADSSGMAVSVTTTLNSGYGSKVMVDGAGFFMNNEMNDFVLKPGVPNQFGLSGTKRNLVAPDRRMVSSMSPTIVENPDGELSLVIGAPGGSTIITTTFQVIMNVIDHGMDIEQAVTAGRLHHQWKPRHLSHEEFALSRDAVRNLRTRGWEVEEGVFGGIPRWGRAQGLRVTQSGDEGRVFYGGSDPRADGAAVGF; encoded by the coding sequence ATGCCTGTACGCTCGACGGCTCGCATTCTCGGCTGTGCACTTCTGTTCGTGATCGGTGTCCTCGCCCTCCCGGCCTGGACGACGACCCCGAACCCCCCACGCTCCGGCTCGTCATCCGGAACGGCCGGCCCCGCTCCGGTTCCTGAGTATGCGGAGAACGGGATGGTGGTCTCCGCGAAAAAGCGCGCCTCCCAGGCGGGGGTGTTGATGCTCAAGAAGGGGGGCAATGCCGTCGACGCGGCCGTCGCCACAGGCTTTGCCCTGGCCGTCGTGCACCCCTACGCCGGCAACATCGGCGGGGGCGGCTTCATGGTGATCCGCCGGCCCGACGGCTCGGTCACGACGATCGACCACCGCGAGGATGCGCCCAGCGGGGCCACCCAGGACGTGTACCTCGACGACGACGGCAACGCTGTGCGCCAGCGCAGCCGGCGGGGCCATCTGGCCTCGGGGGTGCCGGGCACCGTGGCGGGCCTGCTGAAGGCGCTCGACGAGCACGGCACGCTCGACCGCGCGACGGTGATGGCCCCGGCCATTCGGCTCGCCGAAGAGGGCTTCCCCCTGCCGCACACAATGGCGGAGGACCTGAACGACCGCTACGAGGCGTTTGCCGAGTTTCCGGCGACGAAGCAGTACTTCACGAAGGGCCGTTCGTCGGAGGGGTACCGAGCCGGGGAGCAGTTTGTGCAGACGGACCTGGCCCGCACCCTGAAGCGCATTCGTGACGACGGAAAGTCTGAATTCTACGAGGGCGAGACGGCCTCGCTCATCGCCGAGCAATTTCAGGCCAACGGGGGGCTGATCGACGAGCAGGACCTGGCCGAGTACGAGGCGGTGGAGCGGGATCCAGTGACCGCCACGTATCGCGGCTACGAAGTACACTCGATGGGGCCGCCCTCGTCCGGGGGCGTCGCCATCGCCCAGCTCCTCAACGCGGCCGAGATGAGGGACATCGACCAGATGGGCTTCAACTCCAGCGCGACCGCCCACTACCTCGGGGAGGCCATGCGCCGCGTGTTTGCCGACCGTGCCAAGTGGCTGGGGGACCCCGACCATGTGCAGGTGCCCACGGAGGGGCTCATCCAGAAGGACTACATGCGCAAGCGGATGGCCTCCTTCGACTCCAGCCGCATCACGCCCACCGACTCGGTGCGGGCGGGCGAGCCCATGCTGGCGGGCGAGTCGATGGAGACAAGCCACTACTCGGTCGCCGACAGCAGCGGCATGGCCGTGAGCGTCACCACCACGCTCAACAGCGGCTACGGCTCGAAGGTCATGGTCGATGGGGCCGGCTTCTTCATGAACAACGAGATGAACGACTTCGTGCTGAAGCCGGGCGTGCCCAACCAGTTCGGCCTTTCCGGGACGAAGCGCAACCTTGTGGCGCCGGATCGCCGCATGGTCTCCTCCATGTCGCCCACGATCGTCGAAAATCCGGACGGCGAGCTTTCCCTGGTGATCGGGGCGCCGGGCGGGTCGACCATCATCACGACCACGTTCCAGGTCATCATGAATGTGATCGACCACGGGATGGACATCGAGCAGGCGGTGACGGCCGGACGCCTGCACCACCAGTGGAAGCCGCGTCACCTCAGCCACGAGGAGTTCGCCCTTTCGAGGGATGCGGTCCGGAATCTTCGGACGCGTGGGTGGGAGGTGGAAGAAGGGGTCTTCGGGGGCATCCCGCGCTGGGGACGCGCACAGGGCCTTCGCGTGACGCAGTCGGGCGATGAGGGGCGGGTGTTCTACGGCGGATCGGACCCGCGGGCCGACGGCGCAGCGGTGGGGTTTTGA
- the purF gene encoding amidophosphoribosyltransferase, protein MSDAVQEHCGIFGIFNHPEAARHTYYGLHALQHRGQEAAGIVTSTYDEQQEQPTMPAYKDFGLVLDVFDDPALFNEQLLGDVSIGHNRYSTSGASSNRDNIQPLVVHHRKGNLALSHNGNLSNAKELRESFREQGTLFQTTSDSELILHLTAQSRRQNHLDQIVDALMQIEGAYSLLLMTDEHMIAVRDPNGFRPLALGRLETPEHHDGPAYCVASETCAFDMIDAEYVRDIEPGEILVIDREGCVNDGDFESHEIPTKYGVSQCVFEYVYFSRPDSQIFGEMVDKVRRQLGIQLAQEAPIPEEAEDDEKTPIVVPVPDSANTSTLGFAEECQDMGRRCRFDLGLIRNHYVGRTFIAPGQDRREMKVRCKFNTVQGLLEDRTVVVLDDSIVRGTTARYLVNMLRESGAKSVHFRVSSPPVISPCFYGMDFPDADELLANKFDDIGEMRDYLGVDSLAYLSVGGLMKAVKRANHSGLSYCNACFTGDYPVPVDKDMSKEEFDWQAPAPRTQ, encoded by the coding sequence ATGAGCGACGCCGTTCAAGAGCACTGCGGCATCTTCGGCATCTTCAACCACCCCGAGGCCGCCCGGCACACCTACTACGGCCTGCATGCCCTGCAGCACCGGGGCCAGGAGGCCGCCGGCATCGTCACCTCCACCTACGACGAGCAGCAGGAGCAGCCCACGATGCCGGCCTACAAGGACTTCGGCCTCGTGCTGGACGTGTTCGACGACCCGGCCCTCTTCAACGAGCAGTTGCTCGGGGACGTGAGCATCGGGCACAACCGCTACTCCACGAGCGGGGCGTCCTCCAACCGGGACAACATCCAGCCCCTGGTGGTGCACCACCGGAAGGGCAACCTCGCCCTGTCGCACAACGGCAACCTCTCAAACGCGAAGGAGCTCCGCGAGAGCTTCCGCGAGCAGGGAACCCTCTTCCAAACCACCAGCGACAGCGAGCTCATTCTGCACCTGACGGCCCAGAGTCGTCGGCAGAACCACCTCGACCAGATCGTCGACGCCCTCATGCAGATTGAGGGCGCCTACTCGCTGCTCCTGATGACGGACGAGCACATGATTGCCGTCCGCGACCCAAACGGATTCCGGCCCCTCGCCCTGGGCCGCCTGGAGACGCCGGAGCACCACGACGGCCCGGCCTATTGCGTGGCCAGCGAGACGTGTGCCTTCGACATGATCGACGCGGAGTACGTGCGCGACATTGAGCCGGGCGAAATCCTGGTAATCGACCGCGAGGGGTGCGTGAACGACGGCGACTTCGAGAGCCACGAGATCCCGACGAAGTACGGGGTCAGTCAGTGCGTCTTTGAGTACGTCTACTTCTCGCGCCCCGACTCGCAGATCTTCGGGGAGATGGTGGACAAGGTGCGGCGCCAGCTCGGCATCCAGCTGGCACAGGAGGCCCCCATTCCCGAGGAGGCGGAGGACGACGAGAAGACCCCCATCGTGGTGCCGGTACCGGACTCGGCCAACACCTCCACGCTCGGGTTTGCGGAGGAGTGTCAGGACATGGGGCGGCGCTGCCGGTTCGACCTCGGCCTCATCCGCAACCACTACGTGGGCCGCACCTTTATTGCCCCCGGCCAGGACCGCCGCGAGATGAAGGTGCGCTGCAAGTTCAACACGGTGCAGGGCCTCCTGGAAGACCGGACCGTCGTGGTGCTCGACGACTCGATCGTGCGGGGGACCACGGCGCGCTACCTCGTGAATATGCTGCGCGAGTCCGGTGCCAAGAGCGTCCACTTCCGGGTGTCGTCCCCGCCGGTCATCAGCCCGTGCTTCTACGGCATGGACTTCCCCGACGCCGACGAGCTGCTGGCCAACAAATTCGACGACATTGGAGAGATGCGGGACTATCTCGGCGTCGACTCCCTGGCGTACCTCTCCGTGGGCGGCCTCATGAAGGCCGTGAAGCGGGCCAACCACAGCGGCCTCAGCTACTGCAACGCCTGCTTCACGGGCGACTACCCGGTCCCGGTCGACAAGGACATGAGCAAAGAGGAATTCGACTGGCAGGCGCCCGCGCCCCGAACGCAGTAA
- a CDS encoding carbohydrate kinase family protein produces the protein MSDTILCVGEVLWDALPDGLFLGGAPFNVASHLRALDQEVVFVSRVGDDRLGHETLRRMQARGLETRLMQIDDSLPTGFVQVQLEEAGGPDYEILEPAAWDAITLSDPVQEQARHADALVYGSLAQRSASSRRTIQHLCEPDLLRVFDVNLRPPFVDPAVVEQSLELADVVKCNDDEFRRLQDWFALPDVLDAATAELAASVGCSAVCVTAGPEGAWLWMRGTCTHHPGYPVDVHDTVGAGDAFLAALLTGLLRGESAPTLLEHAHRLGAFVAARPGALPSCPADTFSELSRLPLNA, from the coding sequence ATGAGCGACACAATTCTCTGCGTCGGCGAGGTCCTCTGGGACGCTTTGCCCGACGGGCTTTTTCTCGGCGGCGCACCGTTCAACGTGGCCTCCCACCTGCGCGCTCTGGATCAGGAGGTCGTGTTCGTGAGTCGGGTGGGCGACGACCGCCTCGGCCACGAGACTCTCCGTCGCATGCAGGCCCGCGGCCTAGAAACGCGGCTCATGCAGATCGACGACTCGCTCCCGACGGGATTCGTACAGGTACAGCTCGAGGAAGCCGGCGGCCCGGACTACGAGATTCTGGAACCGGCTGCCTGGGACGCCATCACGCTCAGCGATCCCGTTCAGGAACAGGCTCGGCACGCCGACGCCCTCGTCTACGGGAGCCTGGCTCAGCGGTCCGCCTCCTCCCGACGGACGATTCAGCACCTCTGTGAGCCCGACCTCCTGCGCGTATTCGACGTCAACCTCCGCCCTCCCTTCGTAGACCCGGCGGTGGTCGAGCAGTCCCTAGAGCTCGCCGACGTGGTCAAGTGCAACGACGACGAGTTCCGGCGCCTACAGGACTGGTTCGCCCTCCCGGATGTCCTCGACGCGGCGACGGCGGAGCTGGCTGCCTCCGTCGGCTGCTCGGCGGTCTGCGTGACCGCGGGCCCCGAGGGCGCATGGTTGTGGATGCGCGGCACCTGCACGCACCACCCCGGATACCCTGTCGACGTGCACGACACGGTGGGCGCGGGCGATGCCTTCTTGGCCGCCCTGCTTACGGGGCTGCTCCGTGGCGAGAGCGCCCCCACCCTGCTCGAGCACGCCCATCGGCTGGGCGCGTTCGTGGCCGCCCGGCCCGGCGCCCTTCCATCCTGCCCCGCCGACACGTTTTCTGAACTTTCGCGCCTGCCCCTCAACGCGTAG
- a CDS encoding sodium-dependent transporter, with protein MSTTSTDREQWSSRIGFVLAAAGSAIGLGNIWRFPYLAGEGGGGAFVLIYLLCILFIGMPYLFGELSLGRNSQKNPVGAIKSITGGGSAWIVVGGFCVLAGFVILSYYSVVAGWAVGYAVKDVIAPAMGFEAFAASPWLNVGLVAFFLLLTLLVVVGGVEKGIERWAKILLPVLFVLILLVIVRAVTLEGAAEGLRFYLVPDFSQITPDLVIAALGQAFFTLSLGMGAMITYGSYLPKREDIAVSGGYVVLFNTLIALMAGFMIFPALFAMDADPATGPALVFVVLPKVFAQMPLGGIVGFLFFVLLSIAALTSSISLLEVVVSYFVDEKNWSRRKSVGIVGAITFLMALPSALSFGAVDAFSDLTYLFGEGGLFGQNNVLGVLDYLIGSAGLAVGAFLLSVFIGWVWGADQAADELRQGSSTLADGFLRVWIFGMRYIIPVVVFGIVMGYLTGTL; from the coding sequence ATGAGCACGACCTCGACCGACCGCGAGCAGTGGTCGTCCCGGATCGGTTTTGTTCTCGCCGCCGCCGGGTCCGCCATCGGGCTGGGCAACATCTGGCGCTTTCCCTACCTGGCCGGGGAGGGCGGGGGCGGGGCCTTCGTCCTCATCTATCTGCTGTGCATCCTCTTCATCGGGATGCCCTACCTGTTCGGCGAGCTGTCGCTGGGACGCAATAGCCAGAAGAACCCGGTCGGCGCCATCAAGTCCATCACCGGCGGCGGCTCCGCCTGGATCGTGGTGGGGGGGTTCTGCGTGCTCGCCGGGTTCGTCATTCTGAGCTACTACAGCGTGGTGGCCGGATGGGCGGTGGGGTACGCGGTGAAAGACGTTATTGCCCCCGCCATGGGCTTCGAAGCGTTTGCGGCCTCCCCGTGGCTGAACGTCGGGCTGGTGGCTTTCTTTCTGCTGCTCACGCTCCTCGTGGTGGTAGGGGGCGTGGAGAAGGGCATCGAGCGGTGGGCCAAAATCCTGCTCCCCGTCCTGTTCGTGCTGATTCTCCTCGTCATCGTCCGGGCCGTCACGCTCGAGGGGGCCGCCGAGGGGCTGCGCTTCTACCTCGTGCCCGACTTCTCGCAAATCACCCCCGATCTCGTGATTGCCGCCCTCGGGCAGGCCTTCTTTACCCTCAGCCTCGGCATGGGGGCCATGATCACCTACGGATCGTACCTTCCCAAGCGCGAGGACATCGCCGTGTCGGGGGGCTACGTGGTCCTGTTCAACACGCTGATTGCCCTCATGGCCGGGTTCATGATCTTCCCCGCCCTGTTCGCGATGGACGCCGATCCGGCCACGGGCCCGGCACTCGTGTTCGTGGTCCTGCCCAAAGTGTTTGCCCAGATGCCCCTCGGTGGGATCGTCGGATTCCTGTTCTTTGTCCTTCTGTCGATCGCGGCGCTCACCTCCAGTATCTCGTTGCTGGAGGTCGTGGTGTCCTACTTCGTCGATGAGAAAAACTGGTCCCGCCGCAAGTCGGTGGGCATCGTCGGGGCCATCACGTTCCTCATGGCGCTCCCCTCCGCCCTCTCCTTCGGCGCGGTGGACGCGTTCAGCGACCTGACCTATCTCTTCGGCGAGGGCGGCCTGTTTGGCCAGAACAATGTGCTCGGCGTCCTCGACTACCTCATCGGAAGCGCTGGACTGGCGGTGGGGGCCTTCCTTCTGAGCGTTTTCATCGGGTGGGTGTGGGGCGCCGACCAGGCGGCCGACGAGCTCCGTCAGGGCAGCTCGACACTGGCCGACGGCTTCCTACGGGTCTGGATCTTCGGCATGCGGTACATCATTCCGGTCGTCGTCTTCGGCATCGTGATGGGCTACCTGACCGGCACGCTGTAG
- a CDS encoding sodium-dependent transporter, which yields MASPSPEREQWSSRLGFVLAAAGSAIGLGNIWRFPFKTGDNGGGAFVLIYLACLLFLCVPYLFAELALGRNSKRNPVGAIQAIRGHSPWSLVGGLCVVTGLAIFSYYAVVAGWAVGYVFQDLAAAEASDTAFARFIADPLWVVPLFGGFLVATAGVVARGVRRGIERWAKILMPVLFVLLCLIIFRAVTLPGAGAGLRFYLMPDFSEVSGLMVVEALGQAFFSLSLGMGTMITYGSYLPDDENLVVAGGCVAVFDTLIALMAGLMIFPAVFAMGQDPAEGPSLVFVVLPDVFGAMPLGSFVGTLFFLFLAIAAFTSGISLLEVFVSYLVDETTWSRRTAAWSAGGVAFVIGLPSALSQGAVPALSDLSWLVGDRLLGPSPGVLDVVDFLWGSVALILGAVLLSLFVGWAWGADNALAELRTGDGHTMGRWVGSIWRATIKYVFPVTILTVLVVDLLYDVL from the coding sequence ATGGCCTCTCCTTCCCCGGAACGAGAGCAGTGGAGCTCTCGGCTCGGCTTCGTCCTCGCCGCGGCGGGGTCGGCCATTGGCCTGGGCAACATCTGGCGGTTTCCCTTCAAGACCGGCGACAATGGGGGCGGCGCCTTCGTGCTGATCTACCTCGCCTGCCTTCTTTTCCTCTGCGTTCCGTATCTCTTCGCGGAACTGGCCCTCGGGCGCAACAGCAAGCGGAATCCGGTGGGGGCCATCCAGGCCATTCGGGGCCACTCGCCCTGGTCACTCGTCGGGGGCCTCTGCGTGGTGACGGGGCTCGCGATTTTCAGCTACTACGCGGTGGTGGCCGGCTGGGCCGTGGGATATGTGTTTCAAGACCTCGCCGCCGCGGAAGCGTCGGATACCGCCTTTGCCCGATTCATTGCCGATCCGCTGTGGGTGGTTCCGCTGTTCGGCGGCTTTCTCGTCGCCACGGCCGGGGTGGTTGCTCGGGGGGTCCGTCGGGGCATCGAGCGATGGGCAAAAATTTTGATGCCGGTGCTGTTCGTCCTCCTCTGCCTGATCATCTTTCGGGCCGTTACCCTGCCCGGCGCAGGCGCCGGGCTTAGGTTCTATCTGATGCCCGATTTTTCGGAGGTGTCAGGACTGATGGTCGTAGAGGCCCTCGGGCAGGCTTTCTTTTCCCTGAGCCTCGGCATGGGGACGATGATTACCTACGGCTCGTACCTGCCCGACGATGAAAACCTGGTCGTCGCCGGCGGATGTGTTGCCGTCTTCGACACCCTCATCGCCCTCATGGCGGGCCTGATGATCTTTCCCGCCGTGTTCGCAATGGGCCAAGACCCAGCGGAGGGCCCCTCACTCGTGTTCGTGGTCCTGCCCGACGTGTTTGGGGCAATGCCGCTCGGGTCGTTCGTCGGGACGCTGTTCTTCCTCTTTCTCGCCATCGCCGCCTTCACGTCGGGCATTTCGCTGCTGGAGGTGTTTGTCTCGTACCTCGTTGACGAGACGACCTGGTCCCGCCGCACAGCGGCCTGGAGCGCCGGGGGGGTCGCATTCGTCATTGGCCTGCCGTCGGCCCTGTCTCAGGGAGCCGTGCCGGCGCTCAGCGACCTCTCGTGGCTCGTCGGAGATCGGCTCCTCGGGCCCAGCCCCGGCGTGCTGGATGTCGTGGACTTTCTCTGGGGAAGCGTGGCCCTCATCCTCGGCGCCGTCCTTCTGAGTCTGTTCGTGGGATGGGCGTGGGGGGCCGACAACGCCCTGGCCGAACTGCGGACCGGCGACGGGCACACGATGGGGCGGTGGGTCGGCTCCATCTGGCGTGCCACAATCAAATACGTCTTCCCCGTCACGATCCTGACCGTGCTGGTCGTCGACCTGCTCTACGACGTACTGTGA
- a CDS encoding alanine dehydrogenase produces MEIPSLQQGFERERGLMTQEKPLKQDDEQESLRIGVPREVGNEEQRVALAPSGAGALVANGHEVYVEEGAGHEAHFQNDEYVDAGAELVSAPDDLYERSDLIVKVGPPVEDEMDLLQEGQILLSALNLGGTTPEFLHHLMRLKITGIGFEFIRDPDGTFPLVRMMHEITGSMSIQIAGRYLESNEGGKGVMLGGISGVPPATVVILGADVIGQWAARTALGYGAHVIVLDTELGSLRTLENTLDRSVTTAVASEHYLRRAVRSADVVVGAMVTGGERSPLLVTEDMIQSMAPGGVVVDAVMDQGGCIETSRPTTHSDPTYRRHDIIHYCVPNMPSNAARTASYALTHVLVPYLLRIGEAGSINEALWHDEGLRNGTYVYRQHLTKQNLASMFGMSHRDIELLIASGI; encoded by the coding sequence ATGGAGATTCCTTCTCTACAGCAGGGCTTTGAGCGTGAGCGTGGCCTCATGACCCAGGAGAAGCCCCTCAAGCAGGACGACGAGCAAGAGTCTCTCCGCATTGGCGTTCCCCGGGAGGTGGGCAACGAAGAGCAACGCGTGGCCCTGGCCCCGAGTGGCGCAGGGGCCCTCGTCGCCAATGGGCACGAGGTGTATGTGGAAGAGGGCGCCGGGCACGAGGCCCATTTCCAGAACGACGAATACGTCGACGCCGGGGCCGAGCTCGTGTCGGCCCCCGACGACCTCTACGAACGGAGCGACCTAATCGTGAAGGTCGGGCCGCCGGTAGAGGACGAAATGGACCTTCTTCAGGAGGGTCAGATTCTCCTCTCGGCGCTTAACCTCGGGGGCACCACCCCCGAGTTTTTGCATCATTTGATGCGGCTGAAGATTACGGGCATCGGGTTTGAGTTCATCCGCGACCCGGACGGAACCTTCCCCCTCGTGCGGATGATGCACGAGATTACCGGATCCATGTCGATTCAGATCGCCGGGCGTTACCTAGAGAGCAACGAAGGAGGGAAGGGCGTCATGCTCGGGGGCATCTCGGGCGTCCCCCCCGCTACGGTAGTCATTCTGGGGGCCGACGTGATCGGCCAATGGGCCGCCCGCACCGCCCTCGGCTACGGGGCACATGTCATCGTGCTCGACACCGAGCTCGGCTCTCTACGCACCCTGGAGAACACGCTGGACCGCAGCGTCACCACCGCCGTCGCCAGCGAGCACTATCTCCGCCGGGCCGTCCGCTCGGCCGACGTGGTGGTGGGGGCCATGGTCACGGGCGGCGAGCGCTCGCCCCTCCTCGTAACGGAGGACATGATACAGTCCATGGCTCCAGGGGGCGTCGTCGTGGATGCGGTCATGGACCAGGGCGGCTGCATCGAAACGAGCCGCCCCACCACTCACTCCGACCCCACCTACCGACGGCACGACATCATCCACTACTGTGTGCCCAACATGCCCTCCAACGCCGCCCGGACCGCCTCGTACGCCCTCACACACGTGCTCGTCCCCTACCTTCTCCGCATCGGCGAGGCCGGCTCCATCAACGAGGCCCTGTGGCACGACGAGGGACTGCGCAACGGCACGTACGTGTACCGGCAGCACCTCACGAAGCAGAACCTGGCCTCGATGTTCGGCATGAGCCACCGCGACATCGAGTTGCTCATCGCCTCGGGCATCTAG
- a CDS encoding Rossmann-like and DUF2520 domain-containing protein, translated as MSSVVPIGPIAIVGAGAVGTALARGLSENGRQVEAVVSRNEEDARALANRVGASVAGATGAVLPETVRLVLICVPDDAIEDVAEALGRYDHPWADTVVGHTSGAKRAAVLDPLARQGAATMSFHPMQTFAGETPPEAFEGIVVGLEGQDRALAVGEALADVLGAQPLRLTPDEKARYHCAAALASNGLVALLAVVEEVFGGLEENAASASGADLVAPLVEHTWSNLKEGRPEEVLTGPVMRGDKGTVQAHLDALESETPHLVPVYAALSREMVRVAVRGGHLSDDQAEALLASLRTVADPDSERSSPCSR; from the coding sequence ATGTCCAGCGTCGTCCCGATCGGTCCAATCGCCATCGTTGGGGCTGGGGCCGTGGGCACGGCCCTTGCGCGGGGGCTTTCAGAAAACGGGCGACAGGTTGAGGCAGTGGTGAGCCGGAACGAAGAAGACGCCCGGGCGCTGGCCAATCGGGTCGGGGCGTCCGTGGCAGGAGCGACGGGGGCGGTGCTGCCGGAAACCGTCCGGCTCGTGCTGATCTGCGTGCCGGACGATGCAATCGAGGACGTGGCGGAGGCGCTTGGGCGCTACGATCATCCGTGGGCGGACACCGTCGTGGGCCACACGTCCGGGGCGAAAAGGGCGGCGGTTCTCGATCCCCTCGCCCGACAGGGCGCCGCGACCATGAGCTTCCATCCGATGCAGACCTTCGCGGGGGAGACGCCCCCCGAGGCGTTCGAGGGGATCGTCGTGGGGCTCGAAGGCCAGGACCGGGCCCTTGCCGTGGGGGAGGCACTGGCCGACGTGCTGGGAGCGCAGCCCCTCCGGCTCACGCCCGACGAGAAGGCACGGTACCACTGCGCCGCCGCTCTCGCCTCCAACGGCCTCGTTGCGCTTCTGGCCGTCGTGGAGGAGGTGTTCGGGGGCCTGGAGGAAAATGCCGCTTCGGCGTCGGGCGCCGACCTCGTCGCGCCCCTCGTGGAGCACACGTGGTCCAACCTCAAGGAGGGGCGCCCGGAGGAGGTGCTCACAGGACCTGTGATGCGGGGGGACAAGGGCACTGTTCAGGCGCACCTTGACGCGCTGGAGAGTGAGACCCCGCACCTTGTGCCCGTCTACGCAGCCCTTTCCAGAGAGATGGTGCGCGTGGCGGTACGAGGGGGGCACCTGTCCGACGATCAGGCAGAGGCGCTCCTCGCCTCTCTGAGAACAGTCGCGGACCCCGACTCGGAAAGGTCGTCCCCCTGTTCGCGTTAG